One genomic region from Terriglobus aquaticus encodes:
- a CDS encoding alpha/beta fold hydrolase, whose protein sequence is MSETSHSKNIVLVHGAFADGSSWSKVIPLLLAKGYKVTAVSNPLTTFQEDVAATKRAIAAQDGPVTLVGHSYGGVVITEAGNDPKVTALVYVAAFAPDAGQSIVEIGKAFPPPPGPQTAVPVGDGFILLSPEGVATDFAQDLSEEEKALMIATQPQTSGSIFGAQPTQAAWRSKPSWYIVASNDRMIAPEHEASMAKQIQATTTTLPASHVVMLSHPNEVAKVIEDAATGAR, encoded by the coding sequence ATGTCCGAAACTTCCCATTCCAAGAACATCGTCTTGGTCCATGGCGCATTCGCCGATGGATCGAGCTGGTCGAAGGTCATTCCGCTATTGCTCGCCAAGGGATACAAGGTGACCGCTGTCTCCAACCCTCTGACGACCTTTCAGGAAGACGTCGCAGCTACAAAGCGCGCGATCGCCGCGCAGGATGGACCGGTGACTCTGGTCGGCCACTCGTACGGTGGAGTCGTCATCACAGAGGCTGGCAACGATCCCAAGGTCACAGCGCTGGTATACGTTGCGGCCTTTGCTCCCGATGCCGGGCAGTCCATTGTGGAGATCGGCAAAGCCTTTCCGCCGCCGCCGGGCCCGCAGACGGCCGTGCCGGTGGGCGATGGTTTCATTCTGCTGTCCCCAGAGGGCGTTGCGACTGACTTTGCGCAGGACCTGAGCGAGGAAGAGAAGGCGCTGATGATAGCGACCCAGCCGCAGACTTCCGGCTCGATCTTTGGGGCTCAGCCAACGCAGGCCGCGTGGCGCAGTAAACCGTCGTGGTACATCGTCGCCAGCAACGATCGCATGATTGCGCCAGAACACGAGGCGAGCATGGCCAAACAAATCCAGGCAACAACCACAACGCTGCCTGCAAGCCACGTCGTGATGCTCTCTCATCCGAATGAGGTCGCGAAGGTGATCGAGGACGCTGCCACTGGCGCCAGGTAA
- a CDS encoding AraC family transcriptional regulator, translated as MHEPTEFAERELLQHNLFLYTGPAARAEIKSPEFAGMRWIHPGSIWIMPEGSRHSVRFESRMAGIALAFDPPTFDLLVQSAGGRASLPILHALTPCSPRIYHLMRALMHESLDASPDSGMGLECIATAVALSISTHAGAIAPLKTRTAPRLAPKQIRAVQAFVETHLHQKISLADLAATAGLSSFHFLRSFKGSLGSTPAKYVMDRRMERARYLLKVGKITVSDVAIEVGFEDVSHFSRAFRRAMGVTPSAFRSATQE; from the coding sequence ATGCATGAGCCGACCGAGTTTGCTGAAAGAGAACTTCTTCAGCACAACTTATTTCTGTACACAGGGCCGGCAGCGCGGGCAGAGATCAAGAGTCCTGAGTTTGCCGGAATGCGCTGGATTCATCCGGGATCGATCTGGATTATGCCCGAAGGAAGCCGGCACAGCGTGCGGTTCGAGAGCCGTATGGCAGGAATCGCGCTGGCGTTCGATCCGCCGACGTTTGACCTTCTTGTGCAGTCTGCAGGCGGCAGAGCCTCGCTGCCAATTCTGCATGCGCTGACTCCCTGTTCACCAAGGATCTACCACCTGATGCGCGCGCTCATGCACGAAAGCCTGGATGCGAGTCCCGACAGCGGAATGGGGCTGGAATGTATTGCGACGGCTGTGGCTCTTTCCATCAGCACCCATGCGGGGGCAATCGCGCCACTAAAAACACGGACGGCTCCACGGCTTGCGCCGAAACAGATCCGTGCGGTGCAGGCCTTTGTCGAAACGCATCTGCACCAGAAGATCTCATTGGCCGATCTGGCGGCGACTGCCGGACTGAGCTCGTTTCACTTCCTCCGCAGCTTCAAGGGCAGCCTGGGGTCGACACCGGCGAAGTACGTGATGGACCGCCGCATGGAGAGAGCGCGGTATCTGCTGAAGGTGGGCAAGATCACGGTTTCCGATGTGGCGATCGAGGTAGGTTTTGAGGACGTGAGTCACTTCTCAAGAGCGTTTCGCCGAGCAATGGGCGTCACTCCATCGGCCTTCCGAAGCGCCACGCAGGAATAA
- a CDS encoding oxidoreductase, producing the protein MSEEAGSIRVGLIGYGYVGRTFHAPLVRSVPGLTLTVVGSSRPAEVLTALLEVEVVGDPLAVATHPDVDLVVIASPNQSHYPLTAAALRAGKHVVCDKPFTLTLAEAQALNRIADEQDRLLSVFHNRRWDSEVLATRAVIASGMLGEISLLEIHMDRYRPNVRKRWRESAGPGAGLWFDLGPHLIDQALQQFGMPETVSAQLAVQREGGETDDWAHVVLAYGKTRVILHATLLAAGGGMPRTVVHGTQGSWAKFGGDLQEARLQRGMRPDEVGFGDDPDPGWFYGAANAEPVRMPPPGANQRAYYVAIREAIRGRGANPVPASEAVAVMAVLETCFESAQRGMVLPVRGF; encoded by the coding sequence ATGTCAGAGGAAGCGGGAAGCATAAGAGTTGGCCTGATTGGGTATGGCTATGTGGGCCGGACATTTCATGCTCCGCTGGTACGCTCTGTTCCTGGGCTGACGCTGACGGTCGTTGGATCGAGCCGGCCCGCGGAGGTGCTGACAGCGCTTCTGGAGGTGGAGGTTGTTGGCGATCCCCTTGCGGTTGCAACACATCCTGACGTCGACCTTGTTGTGATTGCAAGTCCAAACCAGAGCCATTACCCACTTACAGCGGCAGCGCTGCGCGCGGGCAAGCATGTTGTGTGCGACAAGCCGTTCACGCTGACCCTTGCGGAGGCGCAAGCTTTGAATCGGATTGCTGACGAGCAAGACCGGTTGCTGTCGGTGTTTCATAATCGGCGGTGGGATAGCGAGGTGCTTGCCACCCGGGCCGTGATCGCGTCGGGCATGCTTGGCGAGATCTCATTGCTGGAGATCCACATGGACCGCTACCGTCCGAACGTTCGAAAGCGATGGCGCGAGTCTGCCGGCCCCGGAGCGGGGCTGTGGTTCGACCTGGGGCCGCACCTGATCGATCAGGCGCTGCAGCAGTTTGGGATGCCGGAGACAGTGTCTGCGCAACTGGCCGTACAGCGCGAAGGCGGCGAGACCGACGACTGGGCGCACGTGGTGCTTGCCTACGGGAAGACGCGCGTCATCCTGCACGCAACGCTGCTGGCTGCCGGAGGCGGGATGCCGAGAACCGTGGTTCACGGCACCCAGGGAAGTTGGGCGAAGTTCGGAGGCGATCTGCAGGAGGCTCGTTTGCAACGAGGCATGCGCCCGGACGAGGTCGGCTTTGGAGACGATCCGGACCCGGGCTGGTTCTATGGTGCGGCGAACGCGGAACCGGTGCGTATGCCGCCCCCGGGCGCAAACCAGCGGGCGTACTACGTTGCGATCCGGGAAGCCATTCGCGGACGCGGAGCGAACCCCGTTCCTGCCAGCGAAGCTGTTGCCGTGATGGCTGTGCTGGAGACGTGTTTCGAGTCCGCACAGCGCGGCATGGTTTTACCGGTTCGCGGGTTCTGA
- a CDS encoding glycoside hydrolase family 76 protein codes for MPATRFACALLLLATTCLAQQPQPSPRERANAAAATLQHWYVQRTGLYTTTGWWNAANAITAIVDLSRATHSQTYAPTLANTFTQAQIVVPKAEQVGALDKMTGAPNFLNDYYDDEGWWALAWVDAYDLTHDTRYLAMAQTIFQDMSGGWDSTCGGGIWWSKERTYKNAIANELFFSVATHLAARAQAADRDRYADWATKEWAWFQNSGMINNQHLVNDGLTIDKASGQCTNNGRTVWTYNQGVVLGALAEWSRINPDTKLLLDARILADAGLANLTDTAGVLHDPCEPTSCGADAPQFKGIFVRNLRALQHVVHEPRYTAFFETNADSIWLNDRNTAKRFGGTDNQLGLVWSGPPKSIDASTQSSALDALTAAIPD; via the coding sequence ATGCCCGCAACCCGCTTCGCCTGCGCTCTGCTCCTGCTCGCCACCACCTGCCTCGCCCAACAGCCGCAGCCCAGCCCACGCGAACGCGCCAATGCCGCAGCCGCCACTCTCCAGCACTGGTACGTGCAGCGCACCGGCCTCTACACCACCACGGGCTGGTGGAACGCTGCCAACGCCATCACCGCCATCGTCGATCTCAGTCGCGCCACGCATTCGCAGACCTACGCGCCCACCCTCGCGAACACCTTCACGCAGGCGCAGATCGTCGTTCCCAAGGCGGAACAGGTCGGCGCACTCGACAAAATGACCGGCGCGCCCAACTTCCTCAACGACTACTACGACGACGAAGGCTGGTGGGCCCTCGCCTGGGTCGACGCCTACGACCTCACGCACGACACGCGCTACCTCGCCATGGCGCAGACCATCTTCCAGGACATGAGCGGCGGCTGGGATTCGACCTGCGGCGGCGGCATCTGGTGGAGCAAGGAACGCACTTACAAGAACGCCATCGCCAACGAACTCTTCTTCTCCGTCGCCACGCACCTCGCCGCGCGCGCCCAAGCCGCAGACCGCGACCGCTACGCCGACTGGGCAACGAAAGAGTGGGCCTGGTTCCAGAACTCAGGCATGATCAACAATCAGCACCTGGTCAACGACGGCCTCACCATCGACAAGGCCTCCGGCCAGTGCACCAACAACGGCCGCACCGTCTGGACCTACAACCAGGGCGTCGTCCTCGGCGCACTCGCCGAGTGGTCCCGCATCAACCCCGACACCAAGCTCCTGCTCGACGCTCGCATCCTCGCCGACGCCGGCCTCGCCAACCTCACCGACACCGCCGGCGTCTTGCACGACCCTTGCGAGCCCACCTCCTGCGGCGCCGACGCCCCGCAGTTCAAAGGCATCTTCGTCCGCAACCTCCGCGCCCTGCAGCACGTCGTTCACGAACCCCGCTACACCGCCTTCTTCGAAACGAACGCCGACAGCATCTGGCTCAATGACCGCAACACCGCTAAGCGCTTCGGCGGTACCGACAACCAGCTCGGCCTCGTCTGGTCCGGCCCGCCCAAATCCATCGACGCCAGCACCCAAAGCAGCGCCCTCGACGCCCTCACCGCGGCCATCCCCGACTAG
- a CDS encoding YqaA family protein, which produces MIHVPLVATLLAQTASEAGKHHGPLYPITHGLARFGLWISKVFAPLGLWGLGGLALLDSALVPLPGGIITWVVFYVAREHQNALVSAIVAAALSTIGSLLPFYIGRAGGEALLLRKVDRRRYERMRDRFERQEFLAVMLPAMCPPPMPLKVFELAAGVFEMRVRSYTSALFIGKFVQFLAVALLALKYGMGTTAMLEGAVRSHGRGILVVVGLLLIVLALWMVRRMFARRGERLPIEEEAAAPAAGTHTVVEE; this is translated from the coding sequence ATGATCCACGTTCCACTTGTCGCCACGCTGCTGGCGCAGACCGCCAGCGAGGCCGGCAAGCATCACGGTCCGCTTTACCCGATCACGCATGGCCTGGCACGCTTCGGGCTTTGGATCAGCAAGGTGTTTGCGCCGCTGGGCCTGTGGGGCCTGGGCGGGCTGGCGCTGCTGGATTCGGCGCTGGTGCCGCTGCCTGGCGGAATCATCACGTGGGTCGTGTTCTACGTGGCGCGTGAGCACCAGAATGCGCTGGTGAGCGCAATTGTGGCAGCGGCGCTGTCGACGATTGGGAGCCTGCTTCCCTTCTACATTGGCCGGGCGGGTGGCGAGGCGCTGTTGCTGCGCAAGGTGGATCGGCGCCGCTATGAGCGGATGCGCGACCGATTTGAGCGGCAGGAGTTCCTGGCGGTGATGCTGCCGGCGATGTGCCCTCCGCCGATGCCGCTGAAGGTGTTTGAGCTGGCGGCGGGCGTGTTCGAGATGCGCGTGCGGTCGTATACGTCGGCGCTGTTTATCGGCAAGTTTGTGCAGTTCCTGGCGGTGGCGCTGTTGGCGCTGAAGTATGGCATGGGCACCACGGCGATGCTGGAAGGCGCGGTGCGATCGCATGGGCGCGGCATCCTGGTGGTGGTCGGACTGCTGCTGATCGTGCTGGCGCTGTGGATGGTGCGGCGGATGTTTGCGCGCCGTGGGGAACGGCTGCCGATTGAGGAAGAGGCGGCTGCGCCGGCGGCGGGAACGCATACGGTGGTGGAAGAGTAG
- the bshA gene encoding N-acetyl-alpha-D-glucosaminyl L-malate synthase BshA — protein sequence MKIGMTCYPTYGGSGVVATELGIELAARGHQVHFITYQQPFRLTGREHGIFFHEVAVTTYPLFQYPPYDLALASRMAEVAEFYELDLLHVHYAIPHSVCAMLARQMLEARGRRVPFITTLHGTDITLVGQDPGYLPITKFGIEQSDGVTSISDDLKRATERDFGIQRPIEVIQNFVNCDEYKPDGALRARDRAQYAAEGEKLICHLSNFRRVKRVDDVVEVFARVQREVPSKLLLIGDGPDRSLAEQLCLKYGIQGKVHFVGKQDSVQDLLPLTDLLLMPSAMESFGLAALEGMACGVPCIATRVGGVPELVEDGVNGLLFPVGDVEAMSAAAVALLRDEERLRGMAVAARRTAQDHFCTSRVIPRYERFYESVLGR from the coding sequence ATGAAGATTGGGATGACGTGCTACCCGACGTATGGTGGCAGCGGTGTGGTGGCGACGGAGCTGGGGATTGAGCTGGCGGCGCGTGGGCACCAGGTTCACTTCATCACGTATCAGCAGCCGTTTCGGCTGACGGGGCGCGAGCACGGCATCTTCTTCCACGAAGTGGCGGTGACGACGTATCCGCTGTTTCAATACCCACCGTATGACCTGGCGCTGGCTTCGCGGATGGCGGAGGTGGCGGAGTTCTACGAGCTGGACCTGTTGCATGTGCACTACGCGATTCCGCACAGCGTGTGCGCGATGCTGGCGCGGCAGATGCTGGAGGCGCGTGGGCGGCGCGTGCCGTTCATTACGACGCTGCATGGGACCGACATCACGCTGGTGGGGCAGGATCCCGGGTACCTGCCGATTACTAAGTTTGGGATAGAGCAGAGCGATGGCGTGACCAGCATTAGCGATGACCTGAAGCGGGCGACGGAGCGGGACTTCGGCATTCAGCGACCGATTGAAGTGATCCAGAACTTCGTGAACTGCGACGAGTACAAGCCGGACGGCGCGCTGCGGGCGCGGGATCGCGCGCAGTATGCGGCGGAGGGCGAAAAGCTGATCTGCCACCTGTCGAACTTTCGGCGGGTGAAGCGCGTGGACGACGTGGTGGAGGTGTTTGCGCGGGTGCAGCGCGAGGTGCCCTCCAAGCTGCTGCTGATTGGCGATGGGCCCGACCGGTCCCTGGCCGAGCAGCTATGCCTGAAGTACGGCATCCAGGGCAAGGTGCATTTTGTGGGCAAGCAGGATTCGGTGCAGGACCTGCTGCCGCTGACAGACTTGTTGCTGATGCCTTCCGCGATGGAGAGCTTTGGGCTGGCTGCGCTGGAGGGTATGGCGTGCGGTGTGCCGTGCATTGCGACGCGGGTGGGTGGCGTGCCGGAGCTGGTGGAGGATGGCGTGAATGGGCTGCTGTTCCCTGTTGGCGATGTGGAGGCGATGAGCGCTGCGGCGGTGGCGCTGTTGCGGGATGAGGAGCGGCTGCGCGGGATGGCGGTGGCGGCTCGGCGGACGGCGCAGGATCACTTTTGTACGTCGCGGGTGATTCCGCGGTATGAGCGCTTTTATGAATCGGTGCTGGGGCGGTAG
- a CDS encoding aspartate carbamoyltransferase catalytic subunit produces MIDGGREQVSGGGTQAGSLLSIADLSLEQVSAVLQQGDALAAEAHRERVARLDGRKVALLFYESSTRTRTSFELAAKSLGAMTTLVSDKSSSIEKGESLHDTGVTLRALGAECIILRSNFSGAPEVLARSTGLPVLNAGDGMHEHPSQALLDLRTMLEWFGTEPTGLSADTLRGKVVVITGDIRHSRVARSNARLLPRLGARVILCGPVELLPEEALSLAPGLEVERDFERALRQADVAMMLRVQRERLAGLELDVNSYVRDYQLHGRRLAEFGPGALVMHPGPMVRGLEITSDVADGAQSRIERQVTHGLQVRMALLCRALGCGESAGEVRA; encoded by the coding sequence ATGATTGATGGTGGCAGGGAGCAAGTGAGTGGCGGCGGGACGCAGGCGGGTTCGCTGCTTTCGATTGCGGATCTTTCGCTGGAGCAAGTGAGCGCGGTCCTGCAACAGGGCGATGCGCTGGCGGCAGAAGCGCATCGCGAGCGCGTGGCGCGGCTGGATGGGCGCAAGGTTGCGCTGCTGTTTTACGAGTCGAGCACGCGGACGCGGACCAGCTTTGAGCTGGCGGCGAAGTCGCTGGGTGCGATGACGACGCTGGTGAGCGACAAGTCTTCTTCCATTGAAAAAGGCGAGAGCCTGCACGATACGGGCGTGACGCTGCGCGCGCTGGGCGCGGAGTGCATCATTCTGCGGTCGAACTTTTCGGGCGCGCCGGAGGTGCTGGCGCGGTCGACGGGGTTGCCGGTGCTGAATGCGGGCGATGGGATGCATGAGCATCCGTCGCAGGCGCTGCTGGATCTGCGGACGATGCTGGAGTGGTTTGGGACTGAGCCTACTGGGTTGAGCGCGGACACTTTGCGCGGCAAAGTAGTGGTGATTACCGGGGACATTCGGCATTCGCGGGTGGCGCGCAGCAACGCGAGGCTGCTGCCGCGGCTGGGCGCTCGGGTGATTCTGTGCGGGCCGGTGGAGTTGTTGCCGGAGGAGGCGCTGTCGCTGGCACCCGGGCTCGAGGTTGAGCGGGACTTTGAGCGCGCGCTGCGACAAGCGGATGTGGCGATGATGTTGCGAGTGCAGCGGGAGCGGCTGGCGGGCTTGGAGCTAGATGTGAACTCGTATGTGCGCGACTACCAGTTGCACGGGCGGCGGCTGGCGGAGTTTGGGCCGGGAGCGCTGGTGATGCATCCGGGGCCGATGGTGCGTGGGCTGGAGATTACGAGTGATGTGGCGGATGGGGCGCAGTCGCGGATTGAGCGGCAGGTGACGCATGGGCTGCAGGTGCGGATGGCGCTGTTGTGCCGGGCGCTGGGGTGCGGCGAGTCAGCAGGCGAGGTGCGCGCGTGA
- the pyrR gene encoding bifunctional pyr operon transcriptional regulator/uracil phosphoribosyltransferase PyrR: MILSKMSETGLQQASETGTPQIREKGRLMSASEIDRTLVRLAHQIVEKHNGGGNLGLVGIKRRGVPLAERIGKIIETIEKQPVEVGSLDIQFYRDDLSTSGPRPTVTPGAIGFDIADRDIILLDDVLYTGRTIRAALDALFDHGRPRSVRLLVLIDRGHRELPIEAQFVGRVVPTSSREIIEVKLSEVDGADQVLLVERVD; the protein is encoded by the coding sequence ATGATCCTGAGCAAGATGAGCGAGACAGGTTTGCAGCAGGCTTCGGAGACGGGAACACCGCAGATTCGGGAGAAGGGCCGGCTGATGTCGGCTTCGGAGATTGACCGCACGCTGGTGCGGCTGGCGCACCAGATTGTGGAGAAGCACAACGGCGGCGGCAACCTGGGGCTGGTCGGCATCAAGCGGCGCGGTGTGCCGCTAGCGGAGCGCATCGGCAAGATCATCGAGACGATCGAGAAGCAGCCGGTTGAGGTTGGGTCGCTGGACATCCAGTTCTACCGGGACGACCTGTCGACGAGCGGGCCGCGGCCGACGGTGACGCCAGGAGCGATCGGGTTCGACATCGCGGATCGCGACATCATTCTGCTGGACGACGTGCTGTACACGGGGCGCACGATCCGCGCGGCGCTGGATGCGCTGTTCGATCATGGGCGGCCACGGTCGGTGCGGCTGCTGGTGCTGATCGATCGCGGGCATCGCGAGCTGCCGATTGAGGCGCAGTTTGTGGGGCGCGTGGTGCCGACGAGTTCGCGCGAGATTATTGAAGTGAAGCTGAGCGAGGTGGATGGGGCCGACCAGGTGTTGCTGGTGGAGCGAGTGGATTAA
- a CDS encoding energy transducer TonB encodes MPTVETPPEHEAPQPPPDPGSDTPRSSRGRSGNGRRYDYYDTHELITLIDQIDDERARARFREAVYLAVILWLVMALAYIFLPRWLPHRPVLIVQDRNPKELTYLETPPNLKDMLRQKPAPHISEHTAEAQTPRPTKAPTPPEPRAGHPEPPAPRPQPQPAQPAPQQPQAQQQPPQQQTHVTPQPTPHPNVPPIVADAPAPSSQRQPNFNNQQSASSAIADAARSSRSQSGLPDQQGDYGNAPGKQGQGKAGYEILSDTQGVDFGRYIQRLLAQVRRAWLPLIPEECNSPLFKQGITGVRFTIQPDGRITGMNLDYSTHDDAINRAAWGSLKSIGSAPPLPKEFHGPNLELRIEFRVNKDRDLQ; translated from the coding sequence ATGCCAACCGTCGAAACACCACCGGAGCACGAAGCTCCGCAGCCGCCGCCCGATCCGGGTTCCGACACTCCGCGCTCTTCGCGGGGCCGCTCCGGCAACGGCCGCCGCTACGACTACTACGACACGCACGAACTCATCACGCTCATCGACCAGATCGACGACGAGCGCGCCCGCGCCCGCTTCCGCGAAGCCGTCTACCTCGCCGTTATCCTCTGGCTGGTCATGGCGCTGGCCTACATCTTCCTTCCGCGCTGGCTGCCGCACCGCCCCGTCCTCATCGTTCAGGACCGCAACCCCAAGGAACTCACCTACCTCGAAACTCCGCCCAACCTGAAAGACATGCTGCGCCAGAAACCCGCGCCGCACATCAGCGAGCACACGGCCGAGGCGCAAACCCCGCGCCCGACCAAGGCGCCCACGCCGCCTGAGCCGCGCGCCGGCCACCCCGAACCGCCCGCGCCGCGCCCGCAGCCGCAACCGGCCCAGCCCGCACCGCAGCAGCCTCAGGCACAGCAGCAACCGCCGCAGCAGCAGACCCACGTCACGCCGCAGCCCACGCCGCACCCGAACGTCCCGCCCATCGTGGCCGATGCGCCCGCGCCGTCGTCCCAGCGCCAGCCCAACTTCAACAACCAGCAGAGCGCCTCCTCCGCCATCGCCGACGCCGCCCGCAGCTCCCGCTCGCAAAGCGGCCTCCCCGACCAGCAGGGCGACTATGGCAACGCTCCGGGCAAGCAGGGGCAGGGCAAAGCCGGCTACGAAATCCTCTCGGATACCCAGGGCGTCGACTTCGGCCGCTACATCCAGCGGCTGCTCGCGCAGGTCCGCCGCGCCTGGCTGCCCCTCATCCCCGAGGAGTGCAACTCGCCCCTCTTCAAGCAGGGCATCACCGGCGTCCGCTTCACCATCCAGCCCGACGGCCGCATCACCGGCATGAACCTCGACTACTCCACCCACGACGACGCCATCAACCGCGCCGCCTGGGGCTCGCTCAAGAGCATCGGCTCGGCCCCACCCCTGCCCAAGGAGTTCCACGGCCCCAACCTCGAACTCCGCATCGAGTTCCGCGTCAACAAAGACCGCGACCTGCAGTAG
- a CDS encoding dihydroorotase, whose protein sequence is MSGAVLLRGGTLLQPAEDRSFRGDVLIADGAVAAIHTGEAGALDARAKDAGAEVIDCTGLAVAPGFIDVHVHLREPGQTHKETIATGTRAAAAGGFTTVVAMPNTSPVTDSVEWLEFVMSPKRQAAVRVLAMPAVTVGSMGERLTDMAALHAAGAVGFTDDGKPVLQDEVMREALRTAGRLGVPVSQHAEDTRMTVGASMNAGPVSFRLGLRGMPVEAESSIVERDIRLLEEIERADKVRPHLHVQHVSTAKALEAIRQAKRRGLHVTCEVAPHHIALTDEAIAGDAAQRSVRYDTRFKMNPPLRSAEDRDACIAAVLDGTVDVLATDHAPHAAWEKGVEFERAPNGIVGLETALGVALRVLHREHGMAQGKVLALMTSAPAKVLGRDDLGALGVGLSADVVVFDAGASYAYDVTATASRSRNTPFDGAAMVGRVRYTVSQGRVVFRAS, encoded by the coding sequence GTGAGTGGAGCGGTGTTGTTGCGGGGTGGGACGCTGTTGCAGCCGGCGGAGGATCGCAGCTTTCGCGGCGATGTGCTGATTGCAGATGGTGCGGTGGCGGCGATTCATACCGGCGAGGCGGGTGCGCTGGATGCGCGCGCAAAGGATGCCGGGGCCGAGGTGATCGACTGCACGGGGCTGGCGGTGGCGCCGGGATTTATCGATGTGCACGTGCACCTGCGTGAGCCGGGGCAGACGCACAAGGAGACGATTGCAACGGGCACGCGCGCGGCGGCGGCGGGCGGGTTTACGACCGTGGTGGCGATGCCGAATACGTCTCCGGTGACGGACAGCGTGGAGTGGCTGGAGTTTGTGATGAGCCCGAAGCGCCAGGCGGCGGTGCGCGTGCTGGCCATGCCGGCGGTGACCGTGGGCAGCATGGGCGAGCGGCTGACGGACATGGCTGCGCTGCATGCAGCGGGCGCGGTGGGATTTACGGATGACGGCAAGCCGGTGCTGCAGGACGAGGTGATGCGCGAGGCGTTGCGGACGGCGGGGCGGCTGGGCGTTCCGGTTTCGCAGCATGCGGAAGATACGCGCATGACGGTCGGCGCCAGCATGAACGCGGGGCCGGTGAGCTTTCGGTTGGGGCTGCGCGGGATGCCGGTTGAGGCCGAGTCGTCGATTGTGGAGCGGGATATTCGGCTGCTGGAAGAGATTGAGCGGGCGGACAAGGTGCGGCCGCATCTGCATGTGCAGCATGTGTCGACGGCGAAGGCGCTGGAGGCGATTCGGCAGGCGAAGCGGCGCGGGCTGCACGTGACGTGCGAGGTGGCTCCGCACCATATTGCGCTTACCGACGAGGCGATTGCTGGTGACGCGGCGCAGAGATCGGTGCGGTATGACACGCGGTTCAAGATGAATCCGCCGTTGCGTTCGGCGGAGGATCGCGACGCGTGCATTGCGGCGGTGCTGGACGGAACCGTGGATGTGCTGGCGACGGATCATGCGCCGCATGCCGCGTGGGAGAAGGGCGTGGAGTTTGAGCGCGCTCCGAATGGGATTGTGGGGCTGGAGACGGCGCTGGGCGTGGCGCTGCGCGTGTTGCACCGGGAGCATGGGATGGCGCAGGGCAAGGTACTGGCGCTGATGACGAGCGCGCCGGCGAAGGTGCTGGGGCGGGACGACCTGGGTGCGCTGGGTGTGGGGTTGTCGGCGGACGTGGTGGTGTTCGATGCCGGGGCTTCGTACGCCTACGACGTAACGGCGACGGCTTCGCGGTCACGGAATACGCCGTTCGATGGCGCGGCGATGGTGGGCCGGGTGCGGTACACGGTGAGCCAGGGGCGGGTGGTGTTTCGGGCGTCCTGA
- the miaA gene encoding tRNA (adenosine(37)-N6)-dimethylallyltransferase MiaA, producing the protein MATNSQNDPLLVVLVGPTASGKTALSLALAEHLNGEIISCDSVAVYRGMDIGSAKPTPAEQARIPHHLTDVATPATDYTAGDYGRAARAAAHSIASRGKTPIVAGGTGLYLRAFLDGLSPMPTRNEALRDRLRTFSTRRGPASLHRLLTRLDPAAAASIHPNDEPKLIRALEVRLLARQPITEAWQDQRPEPLTGFHVVQFGLAPPRADLYTRINARCAAMFANGLIEETRNLIAEYGPTPRAFQALGYAQASAVLRNELTEPEAIAATQQGHRNYSKRQGTWFRRDPRIHWLPTFGETALPALLQALKA; encoded by the coding sequence GTGGCCACCAACTCACAGAACGACCCGCTCCTCGTCGTCCTCGTCGGCCCGACTGCCTCCGGCAAAACCGCGCTCTCGCTCGCTCTCGCGGAACACCTCAACGGCGAGATCATCTCCTGCGACTCCGTAGCGGTCTACCGCGGCATGGACATCGGCTCCGCCAAGCCCACCCCCGCCGAGCAGGCCCGCATCCCGCACCACCTCACCGACGTCGCCACCCCGGCCACCGACTACACCGCCGGCGACTACGGCCGCGCCGCCCGCGCCGCCGCCCACAGCATCGCCTCGCGCGGTAAGACCCCCATTGTCGCCGGCGGCACCGGCCTATACCTCCGCGCCTTCCTCGACGGCCTCAGCCCCATGCCCACCCGCAACGAAGCCCTCCGCGACCGCCTGCGCACCTTCAGCACACGCCGCGGCCCCGCCTCGCTCCATCGCCTGCTCACGCGCCTCGACCCGGCCGCCGCCGCATCGATCCACCCCAACGACGAACCCAAGCTCATCCGCGCCCTCGAAGTCAGGCTCCTCGCCCGTCAACCGATCACGGAAGCCTGGCAGGACCAGCGCCCCGAACCGCTCACCGGCTTCCATGTCGTCCAGTTCGGCCTCGCCCCGCCGCGCGCCGACCTCTACACCCGCATCAACGCGCGATGCGCCGCAATGTTCGCGAACGGCCTAATCGAAGAAACCCGCAACCTAATCGCCGAGTACGGCCCCACCCCGCGAGCCTTCCAAGCCCTGGGCTATGCGCAGGCTTCCGCCGTCCTCCGCAACGAACTCACCGAGCCCGAAGCCATCGCCGCCACGCAGCAAGGCCACCGCAACTACAGCAAACGCCAGGGAACCTGGTTCCGCCGCGACCCGCGCATCCACTGGCTCCCCACCTTCGGCGAAACCGCACTCCCAGCACTCCTGCAGGCGCTCAAGGCATAG